The segment AGTAGAATTTGGTGACGCGGTCGATGCTGTGGCGGTGGTGCGGAAAGCCTTCCTCGGCGCGCTTCCCGATGGGCAGCAGACCGGCAAACTGCACGTGCTCGGGGAGGCCCAGGATTTCCTTGACCTTGTCGGGCTGGAAGCCCAGCATCGGCACGGTGTCGTAGCCGAGGCTGCGCGCGGCGATCATCAGAAAGCTGAAGGCAATATTGGCCTGAGTCAGGCCCCACTGGCCGCGCTGTGCGACGTCCAGGCTGCCGAAGGCGCCGTCGAAGGTGGCGCGCTGGCCGGTGCGGCCCTGCTCACCCATGCCGGGGTGGGCGGTCTCTTCGACCGTCTGCAGGGTGTCTTCCATGTCGCTGTAGACCACGATCACGGCCGGAGCGTTGGTGACCTGGGCCTGACCATAGGCCGCTTCACGCAGCTGCTCCTTGACGGCGGGGTCCTGGACCACGGCAAAGCGCCAGGTCTGGGCGTTCCAGGCGCTGGGAGCGAGGCTGGCCAGGCGCAGCACTTCACGCAGGTCGTTCTGGTCGATGGGCTCCTGCACGAATTTGCGGATGCTGCGGCGGGTTTCGATAGCCTGAACAGCGGTCAGGGGCTGGGTGGCGGTAGCAGTCATGGGTGTAACATAAGGCAAAGTAGTTTGAAAAGTCAAGCGGTGTAATGACTGCAGCAATTTGATTCTGTTTTGGGTGTACAGTATGGACATGACCACCTCGCACTCTGCCTTCTGCCCGGTGTACCGGGCCATCGGCGTGCTGCAGGAGAAGTGGGTGCTGCACATCGTGCGTGCTCTGCTGGACGGCGAAAAAGGCTTTAACGAGCTGGCCCGCGCCGTGGGCGGTTGTAACAGCGCCACCTTGACGCAACGCCTCGAACATCTTGAGCACCTCGATCTGATCCGCAAACGCACCGAGGACACTCACGGCAAACTGGCCCGCAGTGTCTACACCCTTACCCCGGCTGGCAAGGAACTGCAGGCCGTGATTGTCGCCATCGACAGCTGGGCACGTGAGCACCTGCTCGACGAACCTCAGCCTGCCCTGACCTGAACCTCGCGGCACCCACATGAGCCGGAGTGAATAAAAGCGCAATACGCATAAGGCCAGCCGGTCACTAGGCTGGCCTTATGAGCGTAAAAGACAACTTCACGGCAGACGAGTGGTTCAAGGTCATGACCGGTCCCGGCCGGGCCGGAGCCGCCGTGGTAGCTGCGAGCCCCAGTGGACTTACCGGGCTGCTGGCCGAAGCGCAGGCCATCGCCGGCAGCGTGCGCGAGCACGTCAGCCGTGCAGGCCGCACCCCCCTGATGGAAGCCATGGCAGCGGACCTGATGGGCTCCCCAGCCGAGACGCAGTCCCTGCAACAGCAGGAAAAGGCCCGCAACATGGAAGAAGCTGTCGCTCAGAGCATTGAAGGGGTGCGGCAGGCGATCTGGCTGGTCAGCAGCAAAACCAGCCAGGAGGACGCCGCCGCGTACCGTCAGATGCTGATCGAGGTTGTGGAGCGCACTGCCGGGGCCGCCAAGGAAGGCGGCTTCCTGGGCATAGGCGGCGAACAGGTCAACGACCGAGAACGTGCCGTGGTCGAGGAGCTGCGGCAGGTGATCGGCGGCGCCGCAAGCCAGGGCGCCAGCAGCACAGTGGTTGTGACTCACGAAACACCGCCCACTCCGGGTCCTGACGGCAGCGGCAACAGCAATTGAAGCTGCGCCGTGCGCGAGGTCACGAATGTCACACTGAGCTGGTCGCCACCGAACGGAAGAGAGGCAGCGCTTGAGAAGTGAGGCACCTGTAGTTCAGTTCCTGAATGTTCCGGAATTGGGGCAGACCCCGGGGTACTCGCATCTCGCCCAGGTCCAGGGCGGAAGCACGCTATAGCTGTCGGGGCAGATCGCGGTGGACGCCCAGGGGCGCACCGTCGGCGAAGGCGATTTCACTGCGTAGACTCGGCAGGTCTTCGCAAATCTGCGACAGGCTCTGGCCGCCGTGGACCTGACGTTCGATGCAGTGGTGAAACTGACCTTCTTCCTGACAGACTTCCACCATCTGGCCGAGATGCGGGCCGTGCACGAGGAGTTCGTGAATACTGCCTCACCACCGGCCAGCAGGGCGGTGCAGGTGGCGGCACTGGAGCACCCCGAACTGCTGATTGAAGTGGAGGCCATCGCTGCCGGGCCGTAACATCGCCGTCACGGCGTGACTTGTGCACGGGTCTGGCCTCCGGGTCCCCAGCTCACCTGTATGCTGAGCCATGAGCGGGGGGCAACTGGCGCTGATCGTGGGACAACCACGGGGGAGTCACCCGAACTTCAAAATGGATCGCGCGCCTGGGTCGGAACTTCGCCTGCACATGCAGGCGCGTTCCGGTCTGTGGTCTGCCGGGACCCGCACCTCAGGCCAGCACAGCGGAGGATACGAGCATGACAAAACGGGCATTGATCTCGGTAAGTGACAAGACAGGCGTGGTGGAGTTCGCGCGCAGCCTGACGGCGCGCGGCTGGGAGATCCTGAGCACCGGGGGAACCTTCCACGCGTTGCAGGAGGCGGGTGTCAGCGTGACCCAGGTCAGCGACGTCACGGGCTTTCCGGAAATGCTCGACGGCCGGGTCAAGACACTGCACCCAGCGGTTCACGGCGGCATCCTGGCCCGGCGCGAGCCGCAGCACCTCTCGCAGCTGGAGGCGCAGGGGTTCGGCACCATTGATCTGGTCTGCGTCAACCTTTACCCCTTCCGCGAAACGGTGGCGCGCGGCGCGCCGGACCCGGAGGTGATCGAGAACATCGACATCGGCGGCCCGGCCATGATCCGCTCCGCGGCCAAGAACCACAGCGGCGTGCTGGTGCTGGTGGATCCAGCCGACTACCCGGTGGCCCTCCAGGACGAGGTGCCGGACAGCGACCGTCGCCGGCTCGCCGCCAAGGCCTACCGCCACACCAGCGAGTACGACGCGGCCATCACCGCCTACCTCGACGGCAGTGCCAATGAGCTGCCGACCCGGCTGCCGGAGCAGCTCAGCCTGGACCTCAGCCGCGTGGCGCAGGTCCGGTACGGTGAGAATCCACATCAGCCCGGTGCCATCTACCGCTGGGGGCAGGCGCGGGGCCCGGTGATCGACGCGCAGGTGGTGGCCGGCAAGCCGATGAGCTTCAACAATTACGCCGACGCGGACGCCGCCTGGAGCCTGTGTCAGGAACTCGCCGGCCGGGAGGACGGCGCAGTGTGCGTGGCGGTCAAGCATGCCAACCCCTGCGGCGTGGCGGTCGCCGACGACGTGCGTAGCGCCTGGGAACGTGCCCGTGACGCCGACACCCTGAGTGTGTTTGGCGGGGTCGTGGCGGTTAGCCGTCCCGTGGACTTTCAGGCCGCCCAGGCCATGCGCGGCACCTTCCTGGAGGTGCTGATCGCGCCGGAAGTCACCCCCGACGCCGTGGAATGGTTTGCCGAGAAGAAGCCGGACCTGCGCGTGCTGGTGGCCGCCGCCGGGAACCTCAGCGTGCTGGACGTGCGGCCCCTGACAGGCGGCTTTGCGGTGCAGGAGCGCGATACCCGTCCCTGGGACGACCTGTGCCCGGAGGTGGTCACAGCGCGCCAGCCCACCGATCAGGAGTGGGCTGACCTGCGTTTCGCCTGGGCCACCGTCAAGCACGCGCGCAGCAACGCGGTGGTGCTGGCAAAAGGCGGCGTCACTGTCGGCCTGGGAGCCGGAGCGGTCAGCCGGATCTGGGCCGCAGAACGTGCGGTGGCGAATGCGGGCGAGAAGGCCCAGGGCGCCGTGCTGGCCAGTGAAGCCTTCTTTCCTTTCGATGATGTTGTGCGGCTGGCCGCGCAGGCCGGCGTGACGGCCATCTTGCAGCCTGGAGGCGCCAAACGCGATCCGGAAGTGATTGCTGCGGCCAACGACCTGGGTGTGAGCATGGTCTTTACCGGTTCGCGCCACTTCCGGCATTAGGGAGCGGCCGTGACTGAGCCTTCCCCTTCCCTGCCGGCCCTCTCCCTGTCCGGTAAACCCCTGGCCAACCGGGTCACCCAGGAGGTCCGGGCCGCCCTGTCCGGCTGGGCCACGCAGGCGCCCGGTTTCCAACCCCAGCTTGTCAGCGTACTGGCTTCCAGCGATCCAGCCTCGCTGGTCTATGTGCACAGCAAGGCCCGGCAGGCCCGCAAGCTCGGCGTGGACCTGCAGGTGCGCGATCTGGGCGCACACGCCACCCAGGATGAGCTGCACGGGGTCCTGCGTGAGCTGTCGTCAGACCCAGGGGTCCACGGCATCATGCTGGAACTGCCTCTGGCCGGTGGCCTGGATGCCGACGCCGCGCTGCTCCACGTGGCGCACCGCAAGGATGTGGAAGGGCTGACCCCAGCCAACCTTGCCCTGATTGCGGCGGGCCGCGAGGCCGAGGCGATCCTGCCGCCGACCCCCCGCAGCGTGCGCTTCCTGCTGCGCGAAGTTCTGGGTGACGACCTGCGCGGCCAGCGCATCGCGGTAGTCGGCCCGGGGCGTACCGTGGGCCGCCCGCTGGCCTTCATGCTGAACAACCGCGGTGTGACCGTGACCATGTGCAACGAACACACCCGTGGCCTGGAAGCCGTCCTGGCACCCATGGACGCCGTGGTCGTGGCGGTCGGTCATCCGGGGCTGCTGCGCGCAGAGCACGTCCAGCCGCATCAGGTAATCATCGACGCGGGCATCAACGTGCAGGGCAAGCAGGTGGTCGGGGACGCCGAAGCCGGACTGCCGGTGCGGGCCCAGACTCCCGTCCCGGGCGGCGTCGGCCCGCTGACGAGCGCCCTGATGTACCAGAATCTGGTGCGCGCCGTGAAGCTTCAGCGGGGCGAGAACGTCGACTGATTTCGGGCAGAACTCCGGGCTGTCTCAGTCGGACAGGGTATCTTGATAGATCCTTTCAAGCCTCAGGTCCAGAAGCCATAGTTCTTTCGATTGCGCTGAGATCTTCGTCTGTGGGGTCGGGTCAGCCCGCAACGATCCTGTGCGGCGTTACCTGGTCTGAGCAGATCCTCGGTGGTTTCCGGCATCATCCCAGGGAGCCGCGGGGAGTTGTGATGACCGTGCTGACCCGGCAAAGGAAGCTTGTCCGGGGTCCAGGCACGTCCTGACAAATGACACCACGGCGTGAAATGACATAGTGTCCGGAGAATTCACGCCCGTGCGTGACGACAGGAGACCCCTTGAGAAAATTCCTGACCCTGCTTGATGTCATCGGCCTGGCTTCGTTTGGCCTGTATGCCGCGCAGCAACTGGCCAGTGCCGTCATTCCGCCCCGCCAGCTGCCTACTGCCAGGGCCGACCAGGGCGCCAGCCTGACCTTTCTGGTCCCGGCCCTGAACGAGGAGCAGGTCATCGAACCGACCCTCCGGAACCTGCGTGAAATGGCTCCGGAGGCGCGCGTGGTCGTGATCGACGACGCCAGTGACGACCAGACCCCACAGATTGTGCAGCGTGTGGCCGGGGACGACCCTGGCGTGCAGCTGCTGCGGCGCGAGTTTCCGGATGCCCGGCAGAACAAGGGCAAGGCCATGACTTGGGCCGTGGCCCAGCTGCTCCAGGGACCGCTGCAGGGACGAGACCTTAGTCAGGAAGTTCTCATCGGCATCGACGCCGACGGCAGGATTGGTCCGGATTTCGCGCCGCAGGTGCGTGGGGCCTTTCTGGACCCGCAGGTCATGGCCGCCCAGGCCTGGATGCGCTACCGGCAGACCACAATCCCGCTGCCGGGCTCGCGGGGCTTTATTGCGCGCATTCTGCTGGTGCAGCAGGATCTCGAAAACTTCATCCTGGGCCATTACCAGCGGGTCCGTCACTGGGCCGGCACGGCGTCATTGACAGGCAATGGCCAGTGCATGCGCGCCAGTTACGTGGCCCATCAGCTTGGCCGTGGGGTGCTTCCCTGGCCCGATGTGCTGCTTGAAGACTTTGGCAGCGCGCTGGAGATCCGGCTGGACAACCCAGGGCACCGTATCGCCATGCTCACCGCCCATGTGGGGCAGCAGGGCATGATCGATGCCGTGCCGTTCATGCGTCAGCGGGCCCGCTGGATCCAGGGCACCATGGAATGCCTGCCCTACCTGCCGCGTCTCGTGCGCAGCGGCACGCACCCAGTCACCCTGATCGATTTCACCTATCTGATCCTGGGACCCTGGCTGAACGCGGCGCTGCTGCTCAGCATGGGCACGCAGCCGCTGCGCAGGGTGCTGAAGGTCCAGGGACTGTCCACGCCCGGCTGGGTAGGCCTGGTCTTCACGGTCCTGCCGCTGGGCTTCCAGCTGAACTGGGCCGTCCGTTACCGCCGTGAGCAGCAGCTGCCATGGACCTCGGTCGCGTACATCATGGGCACGCTGCCTATTTTCAGTGCAATCACGCTATGGTCCCTGCCGCTGGCCTTCTACCGCCACTTTACGGGCCGGAATACCTGGTACAAGAGCGTGCGCCACGCTGAGCCGCTCGCAGCAGGCCCCGGCACGCTGACTGCCAGCGACTGATACGGATTCCGTCTGTTTCATTGATAAACCGGAAGAGCGCCGGTTTGTCAATTCCACGCCCGGAACCCGTTTTTCTCCCACTCGCCTTGCTCGGGTTGAATGGTTCTTGCAAACGACTCAATCGGAGTCCGTATGACCGGGCCCTGAGACTCCCCACCCGACTTCAGGCCGTGGCCCAAGCAGCCCGGCCTTTGCCTTGCTCGGTTGCCAGACGGGTCAGTGGCCGCGCAGAAAGGCACCGACCCGCTCGGGCAGATCCTGGGCGTCCATCAGGAAGGCGTCGTGGCCATGAACGCTGTCCAGTTCCCAGTACTGGGCACAGGGAAGCAGCGCGGCGCAGGCCTGAACCTCAGCAGGCGGATACAGCACATCGCTGCTGATTCCCACAGCTAGAACCGGGGTGCGGATGCTGCGCAGCTCGGCGTCGGTCGGCTGGAAAGTATCCATCGCCCAGGTCAGCGCGACGTAGCTGCGTTCGCAGAAGCGCGCGTGGAGTTTCTCGCCCTGATACTGCAGATAGGACGTGATGGCCGGGGTCCCGGGAGCACGCTGCCCGGCCTGCGTCAGTGCAAAACTCTGGGGGCTGCGGTAGGACAGCATGGCGATCTGCCGGGCGACCTTCAGGCCCTCTCCCCCGGGCGCAGCCTGGATGGCGCTGCGCGCCGCGGTGTTCAGGCCGATTGCCCACGGCGAGTGCCGTGCCGGCGCGCCGATAATCACGGCCCTTTCCACCAGGTCCGGGCATTCGAGCAGCCAGGCGTAAGCCAGCATGCCGCCCATACTGCCGCCCACCAGCCGCACCCGCCGCACACCCAGGTGCTCCAGCAGCGCACGCCCCACCCGGGCCATGTCGCGCAGGCTCAGGGGGGCGTCCCCGCCACCCACCGGGGGCAGTTCACCGGGGCTGGTGCTTCCGGCGCAGCCACCCAGCACATTGGCACACACCACGAAACCGAGCTCGGGGTCCAGGGGGCAACCTTTACCCAGAAACTCCGGCCACCACTCGTGAACGGCGCTGTTTCCGGTCAGGGCATGCAGGACCAGTGTGGCGTCCTCGCGGGCCTCGCCGTAGGTGTGGTACGCCACCCGCACGTCGTTCACGGCCTGACCACAATCGAGCAGCAGCGGTTCATGCCGGAACAGGGTCACCGTCTGCTGAACCGGACATCGGTCCGCAGCAGCGGGCGGCGTCTGGTGGGCAGGGTGGATCAGGGCCGTCACCCTTCATCCCCGACCAGCGAGGGGCTTCCGGTCAGCACCGCTGGTTCGTCACCCGAGGGCAGCAGGTCAGGGGCAGCGGCCAGCGCCTGCGCAAAATCCTCCTGAATGTCCTCGATGTGCTCGATCCCGACCGAGACGCGGATCAGCCCTGGCGTCACGCCGGCCGTGGCCTGGGTCTGCTCGTCGAGCTGGCTGTGGGTGGTGCTGGCCGGATGAATCACCAGGGTCCGGGTGTCGCCCACGTTGGCCACGTGCTGCGCGAGTCTCACACTGCGGATAAATGCCTCGCCTGCCGCGCGGCCACCCCGCAGTTCAAAGGTCAGCACCGAGCCCGCTCCACGCGGGAGATAATGCTGGGCACGGTCGTAATGGGGGTGGTTGCTCAGGCCAGGGTAGGTCACCCGGCTCACGTCAGGGTGGGCGGCCAGCCAGGAGGCCAGGGTCAGGGCATTGTGCGCATGGCGCTCGGCGCGCAGGGACAGCGTTTCCAGGCCCTGCAGGAATTGCCAGGCCTGCTGCGGAGCCAGGGTGGTCCCCAGGTCCCGCAGGCCTTCGGTGCGGGCGCGGATGATAAAGGCGACGTTGGGCAGGCCCAGCGGATTGCTGGTGCCGAAGGTCTCCCAGAAGTTCAGACCGTGATAGCTGGGCGAGGCCTCGGTCATCAGGGGATAGCGGCCGTTGTTCCAGTTGAAGTTGCCGCCGTCCACGATGACCCCGCCAATCCCGTTGCCGTGCCCGCCGATCCATTTGCTGGCGCTGTGGGTCACGATGTCGGCCCCGTGCCGCAGCGGCTGGCAGTAGTAGCCGCCCGCGCCGAAGGTGTTGTCCACGATGACCGCCACACCACGCGCGTGGGCCTCAGCCGCCACACCCTCAAAATCCGGGATGTTCAGGGCCGGGTTGCCGATGGTCTCCAGGTACACGGCGCGGGTACGGTCGTCGATCAGGGCCGCGAACTCCTCGGGACGCTCGTCTTTGCCGGTAAAGCGCACCTCGATTCCCAGGCGCCGCAGGGTCACGCGGAACTGGTTGATGGTGCCGCCGTACAGGTTGGGACTGGCCACGATGTTGTCTCCGGCCTGGGCCAGCGTCGTGATCGCCACGAATTGTGCGGCGTGACCGCTGGAGACCGCCAGGGCGCCCACGCCGCCTTCCAGCGCCGCCACACGCTCCTCGAACACGGCGGTCGTGGGGTTCTGGATCCGGCTGTAGATGTTCCCGAAGGCCCGCAGGCCAAACAGGTCGGCGGCGTGCTCGGGAGACTGAAACACGTAGCTGTTGGTGGCATAGATCGGCACGGCCTGGGCACCGGTCGTGGGATCGGGCTGCTGCCCAGCATGAACCTGCAGGGTCTCGAATTTCAGAGCCATGGTGTGGCCTCCTCACAGAAAATGGGACGGGATCTGTGGGGGCGCTAACAGGCAGCGCCCCTCTCGGTACTGAGAAGGGGCGCGTTTCATCCGCGTGACCTTCCCTCTTGCTCCCACGCGCAGGCATCATCGTTAACGTGCGGTGGGCTGGCTGGGGCACCGTGACGCGATGAGGTCCGGTTGCCGCGCCGTCGACGAGCCAGGTCTCTCGGGCGCTCTGAAGTGGGTTGCTCCACGCGGGAGCTATCCAACAAACTACCGCCCCGGGGCAAGGGCGGTCAAGGCAAACGTCCGGACAGGTGGCTCAGCGCGGGGTCATCCAGTGGCGGCGCACTGGGGGCAGCGGCCATACAGCGTGACCTCATGGGCCTCCACCACGAAGCCTCCGGGGTAGACGCTGCCGGCCGGCAGGCTCAGCGGGCAGCTGTGCAGCGTAAAGACCCGGTGGCAGCTGGTGCACGAAAAATGATGGTGGTGACCCCGCCCACTGGGCTCATACAGCGTCTCGCCGTCCAGGGCCACCGGGTGGATGCGCCGCTGCTCGGTCAGCAGCTTCAGGGTGCGGTACACCGTGGCGATGCCCAGCCCGGGCAGGTCGGTCTGGGCGCGGCGCAGCACCTCCCCCACCGTCAGCGGGCCTTCCGCGCCGTCCAGCACGCGGGAGATCACGTCGCGTTGGCGGGTGCTGCGGGTCGCGGTCATGCCGGGCAGCATAGCAAATTTTGAGAACGCCAAATCAAAAGCAGCCCACCTGTGCGGTAGGCTGCCAGGAGCAGACAATTCAGCGGGCGTTGGGGTTGGAGCGCTCCTCGGGGGCAATCGGGGTGCCCACCGCCTTGGCCTCGACGTGGCTTTCCGGCATTGGCACCACACCGGGATGTTTCAGGAACGAGGCCGCCGGGCTGGTATCGGAACCGGCAGCCGCGCTGCTCGTGGTGCTGGTGGCCGTGCTGCTAAGTGTGGCTGCTCCGGCACTAGAGGGCGTGACCCTGACCGGCATGCCAGGAGTGGTAACAGTTGGCACGGTGCTGGTTTTCGTCACGGCCTTGGGATGGGCCGCGCCAGGCTGGCCGGCCTTATGAAGCATCGAATCCGACAGCTGTTCAAGTTTGGGGGTCAGGACCTTCTGGGTCAGGGTGCGGATCGCCAGGGTGCCCAGTGTAGCCACCAGGGCGCCGCCCACGCTCTGGCCACTCTGTTTTTTCTGGGCCTTGACCAGCGCTTTCTGGTGCTTGACGGGGCTACCCGCATGCACATAGATCTTCTTGCTGCGCCGCAGGCTGCGGCCCATCACCATGCCGATCACCGCGCCGACGGCCGAGGCACCGCCCAGCATCTTGAGCGGCTCTTTCTGCAACTGGGCCTGCAGGCTGGCTTCACGGGCCAGGGCGTCCACGCTGGCGCGCAGGCGTGCACGCGCGGCCTCACGCTCGGTCATGGGCTGGGGCACCGGCGTGTAAGGCATGGGCTGCGCGGGTTTAGGCTGGTCGGCCATCAGTACCCCTCCTTCTTCATGTCTTCCTTGAACGTGGGCGAGGTGCTGACTGTGATACCGGGCTGGTCCTTGAGCACGACCGGGTGCTGAACGTCGGAATCATGGCCGTGCTCATCGTCACCCTGGAGCTTCTTGTTCAGGTTGTTGCCATACACCTGTGGCTGGCCGGACGGCGTGCTTTCATACACCGGTACGGGTTCACTGTTGGCGGTCTTCTGCATCCCGGAGGCGTGGCCCTCGACATCGTTTGCCGACAGACGATCCGAGCCGACGCCGTAGGTGGTCGTGCCGGCAGCCACCTGCGAGCCGCTGATCGGGGCCGAAACCGTGGCCGACTGGCTGGACTGCTTTGCAGCGCGCTGCTCGGCCTGATACTGCGCCTCGAGACGCTCGTCCTCGGTCATGGTGGATGGGTCGCGGTCCACCAGCGGCTCCTCGTTCGGCACCTCGGCAGAGAGCTTCTTGAGCCCCATCATGACCAGCAGACCCGTGACCGCCAGACTCAGCACAGCGATGATCAGGGCAGCGGCCCAGGCCGGCAGACCCAGAGCCATCAGGCCATAGAAGACCGTCAGAATCAGGAAGATCAGGCCCATAACGAGCGGTCCCACCGCCGCCAGCAGCATGACGACGCCGATGCCCTTGGCCTTGGCAACGTCGCCGACCTTGCGCGCCACATTGTTGATCTCCGATTTCACGAGGGTAACGCCTGCGTCGAATACATCGACCAGTGCGCTTCCCATGCTCTTGCGTTCTTCCATGCTTCATCCTCCGGGTGGCCTGCCATGACGGCAGGCGGTTTGTGCTCCAGCATAGTGAATCCGGCTTCAGTCTCCCGGCAGGCCCAAGAAATCCTCAATTCTGTGGGCCCTGGGCCCTCACGTGGGTCGTCGTGGTGGTCAGGGAGGGTCCGGTCGCCCCGGACGCAGGCACCTTCAGGGGCTCAGGCTTGAGGCACACTGAGGTATGACCACCACCCAGCTTGACCCCGTGACCCGCACGATGGCCTACTTTGCGGGCGAGTGGCACACCACCCCACGAACCTTCGAGATCTTTCACCCTGGCAACGGCCAGAGTATCGGCGCGGTGGCCGACTGCACCGCCGACGACGCCCGGCGTGCCATCGACGCCGCCGAGACCGCGCTGCGTGACTGGCGGCGGACCACCGGTTACGAACGCGGGCAGGTGCTGCGCCGCTGGCATGACCTGATGCTGGAGCACAAAGAAGAGCTGGCCCGGCTGATGACCCTGGAGATGGGCAAGCCCATCACCGAGACGCGCGGCGAGGTGCACTACGCCGCGAGCTTTATCGAATGGTGCGCGGAAGAAGCCAGCCGCATCGGCGGCGAGCGCATCGCCATGCGCCTGGGCAACAAGCGGGGTTTTTCCAGTGCGGAGCCGGTGGGCATCGTGTACGCGGTGACGCCGTGGAATTTCCCGGCCGGCATGATTACCCGCAAGGCCGCCCCGGCCCTGGCCGCCGGCTGCGTCATGATCCTCAAACCCGCCGAGCAGAGCCCCATGACCGCGCTGTATCTGGCTGAACTGTGGCTGGAGGCCGGCGGTCCAGCCAATACATTGCAGGTACTGCCCACCAATGACGCCGCTGCATTCACGGTGCCGTTTATGGAAGACAGCCGAGTGCGCAAGCTAACCTTCACCGGCAGCACTCCGGTGGGCCGGCTGCTGTACGAGCAGGCCGCCAGGACCATGAAGCGCGTCTCTCTGGAACTGGGCGGCCA is part of the Deinococcus malanensis genome and harbors:
- a CDS encoding NAD-dependent succinate-semialdehyde dehydrogenase, which codes for MTTTQLDPVTRTMAYFAGEWHTTPRTFEIFHPGNGQSIGAVADCTADDARRAIDAAETALRDWRRTTGYERGQVLRRWHDLMLEHKEELARLMTLEMGKPITETRGEVHYAASFIEWCAEEASRIGGERIAMRLGNKRGFSSAEPVGIVYAVTPWNFPAGMITRKAAPALAAGCVMILKPAEQSPMTALYLAELWLEAGGPANTLQVLPTNDAAAFTVPFMEDSRVRKLTFTGSTPVGRLLYEQAARTMKRVSLELGGHAPFLVFEDADLERAAREVVSSKFRNAGQTCICTNRIYVQRSVMEEFTRLLSARTAKLTLGDPLDDQTRIGPVVEQAGLDKIQAHVKDALDRGAVATVGGRATGGLYFEPTILTNVDPGSLILREETFGPVAPIVPFDTEEEALRLANDSEYGLAAYAFTRGLSRAWRVAEALEYGIVGINDGGPSNGAPNVPFGGMKNSGVGREGGHWGLDEYLEIKFISMGV